DNA from Tripterygium wilfordii isolate XIE 37 chromosome 15, ASM1340144v1, whole genome shotgun sequence:
aaaattaaagataaaaatgatGAATATATGGTACTGATGCATTGCAAATAATTTGAAATAATATAACCTCGTCTGAGGATCCACATATAAACTTAATACAGAACATAGATCGAACGTTATATTTGCAAGAAAACAAGACATTCTGTACTAGGAAGCTGCAAATGCACTAGATTCAATTATAATCTTACCCCCTGAGGACCACCATCTGACCCATCATATTCTCCTTGCAAACCTGCCTCACCAAATCGATCATATAAAGATCTTTTCTCATCATCTGATAGGACCTACAAAGATACATTATTACCACTTGGAAAAGAACTTCGAGGGACAAAAAGGTTATCTGGATgccatataatttatgtctaaCATATTAAATTCCGAATCCCTTAAATCACGAAAACCAGGCATCTTCACCTAGAGTAAAAAAGTTACAACCCCAAGGCAAAAGGCATGTGCTCAGAAGAACCATTTCGAGAGAGGAGTTACCTCATATGCAGCACTTATCTCTTTAAATTTATCTTCTGCCCCAGGGCCTTTGTTCATATCCGGATGATACTGTTCCAAAACATGCAGATATCAAAATGTTTTCAGTAAGATGTAACTTAATAAAATGTAAAAGTTTCATGCATTCGCAGTCCAGTGATTGAAACCACTTTCAAATAAACAATCCGCAGCTCAGACTTATGAGGTAATTCACACCAAATGTAACAAAAGGCAAGGATTGAAAACGTCATTTTCAAGTCATCAAACATCAATTATATCAGTTATAATTGCTAATTGATTAGCGTCATACCCATTTGCCTTAGATACTTCTGCAATTATGTATTTTACATTAATGTATCAAACTTAAAACTACAACTATTTGTATTGGATAGAATTATAACTGCAAAAGGTTATTCATGCTGCCTATTAAAAGGAAAACTTCAGCTCCTTCCAAGACtaaaaaatctatatataaattCAAATTGCATATTAACGCTACGTCTACTTTCCTCTGCTATGACACTCAAAAACTTCAATTTCCTTAAATTTGCCGCCACTTTCTCCGCATCCaaacatgtaaaaaaataatgaagctTTTATTCAATGGTTTAAAAAGACGAACGAACCTTGCGAGCTAGCTTTCTGTAAGAGCTCTTGATTTCCTGCAACGTCGCATTCCTGCTGACATTCAATTTCGAATAGTAATCGGTTCCAGCAGCTGCCCTAACCCTGCCTCCGCGGTAGCATCTAGTGCGGATTATTCGATAATTAGGGTTGAAGAAGTGATCAGTTCTGGGAAAGAATTCGGAGTAGCATAAACTCAAACCGAAGTAGCTCCTGGATTTATAGGTGTCAAACGGCTTGAAATTCTCAAATGGGAGTGACCTGGACCGAATTGACGAGGAAGGAATTGGAGAAAAGCTGCAGCAACTTTGAATTACAGCCATTCCTGAACATTACAGAacatagaaaagaaaaggagaagagaaCCGATAAAGAGGTTTTTGTGAGGTTTAGCCGTTTAGGTAATGTTGCAATGTGACCCTCAAAGTTTGGTTTCGTTCCATAGACACCCTTGTAGAACGGCACAAAAGAAAAGAGCCCCTGTACCCaaaaaatgaacacttgaaccCTTTCTGTGACACCTCTTAAATTCTCTATTATATAGATTTCTGAACTTTACACTCTTCCTTGAATAGTTTTTGGCGTCGAAATTAATAATATGAGAAGTTATTGGTCATTAAAAGAAAAGACATCTCAGAAAATGGGTCGTCCCGCTGAAGCCCAAGAAACTAAAATGCAATGGAGAATTCTCAAGCTCTTCCCTGGAGCCTTTGGAACCAAGAAACCAACTCTGAGACTCACGGCCCACATCAACGGCCCATCTCACGCGGCCATTTACGGTGCGTTTGGTTATACGAATCGCAACCGAAGGTTTGAGAgcaattcaataaaaaaaaaacaaaagaaaaaaaagagtaaatttCCGTTGACATgctcttccaagttccaacctcTCCTCCCTAACGCCTGCCAACACCTTTGCTAAGCATTTCTGTTTTTTTGcataatcaattatattattatgtttTGGAAAAAGTGAGCGACTCATCAATCTTCCATGACAGTATTTCCAATCAAATTGAACCTAACCATGCCGATTGCCGAAAGGAGTCCCTTAGATATTAAACAAAAGGACAAATGAAAGCATAATCAAGCAAATGGGTTGGAAATTGGAATGGAATGCTTTGTATGAGTGAATGGCCATGAAGGATCTTATCTTCTTGGCTTCTCAATCATTTATTTATGTGGAGGAAGACGCGGGTCTAATGGGGTTGGGGTGTTGAAATGTGAAGTGTGGTCATAATTTGCTGCTCCAGTGTTATTATATCTCAAACGACTTGAGATTATGATCATTGATCAAGTCAACCATCCCATCCAATAAGGCTTCGAGAATGAATGTTATTCCAAATCCATCACCATCACCTTCTCTGGAGCCCCTTCATCAATGCCCTCATTACAATCCAACCTAACACCTCAATCATTATCAACTTGTTACAGCACCatcaacacaacttggtctcaCTACTCGACAAAATAGATATCATCCTACAATGGTGTGACCCAAAACAAAAAGACTCTTGAACAAGAGAACGAGCAGAGAAACACAATGTTGAGAATCAAATCTCAAAATTCTCTCATTAACATGAAAGaaatcaattgaattcaatagtTTTTTTACATGTACATGAGATGTCCCAAGTCCTAAACCTTCTTCAACTGATCCGTGGATCCATTTTCCAACCGATTTTGGTCCGAATCTCCCTGTTAGGTTTAGGGATGTTTGTCTCTCTAAGTGAGTTGTCATTCTTCACATCCTCTGCGTTTGAGTTGTGTTTGTCGCCGAACTAACTCTTCTAAAGCTTCCCTCATCCACAAATGTGGACATATTTCTCTGGCTTTACTGACCGAAACCTAAACAAAGTTACAGTGTCAtataatatctatatatatatatatcatcaactGAACTTCTCTGTTGAAGTTACAATGCTTGAAACTCACAATGAACATAATTTTCACTTACCCATCTTCGCTCCCTAAAATTCTTCTCGGGCCAAAACTCCAATTCGTCCTTGACAAGCAGAGGAAACATGTATCCTTTATGAATAATGCTGCGGCGCTTGCTCTTGTATATCCATTCACCTAATTCAGGCTGAaaaatcaatccaaacacatcaaaattAGTGTCAACACATGACATAAACATTATTAATTTTGGAACACAATAACAAGAATGTTTGTTTCAGTCTTTCAGATACTCACTTCTATGTCACCAATTACACCGGCTTCTTCTCGGGTTTCGCGCATTGCGGCCTTTTTTATGGGTTCATCAGTTTCCCAACCTCCCTGTAGATTAGATTAAACATAAATCATTGAGTTTTGGAAACCAAATAAACCAGTAAAGGTCACGAATTATTGTTGTCGTACCTTTGGGAATAACATTCCTTGGCCATTTTGTGCACTAATTACAAGGACTTCTAGTTGTCCACTTAGGGCTCCATTTGTAGGAGATGCTTCGTTTGTTTCTCTATATCTGTAAGGTATGCAACTGCAGAATTCCATCACAAATTAAAAACACATCAGGACTTAATTTCatgaaaaaacagagaaaactgCAATCGTTTCTTCCCCAGAAACCAGAAAGATACCCACATAAGAAAACAAGAGGAAAACAGTGAcccaaacccactccatagaTTAGAAACGAAAAAATTGTTCAACccgacaaacaaaaaaaatccaacttttTTAATCAACCTAGTCCGCATAAATTAAGGTAAAAAATACAGAGGAAATTATACAGGGGAACTTGACATACCCAACAACTTGACGAAATCCCTTATCGTATCGTTGTAAGTGTCGACCAGCACGAGAAACCAAAGTCACCGGGTCTTTAATTTGCGTAGGCATGATCTTAACAGGGATCTTTTCAagaaaagcgaatagaccagatATTCGCCACAATTAGGACTttatcttccttctttttttgtttcttgaaagGTTTTTGGTTATAATCAGGATTCAAATTAGAGAGAAGGAAACAGGAGGACCAAGAGCTTGTGGCTGTTTTCCTGCACTCTTTGGAAATGGCAACACAATTACAAAGGGATAGGGAGGCAGAGGTAGACAACAGTCGGTCTGTTCTGCTCCTATTAATAAACAAATTGACAGAGAGGACCCACGAACTAAATAGAGAAACAGACGCGCACGCACGTCAGTTGAGACACACTACCGTTTATTTAAAAGGAATGGTATAGCATATGCTTGAATCTTCTTGATTCTATTTTGCATTGATATACAGCTTATTTAGTTAAGATGATTATCACCTACATTAACGATGTAAGCGAGAATGTGCTTGAATTGTTgtcaaaagtatttttttttcttggcaaaatagtaaaaaaaaattatttggtttgaaaattaTGACTTTAACGATTATTTATATGACTCTTAAAATATGACCTCTATTCTATCattaaatctatgtgacattaaatgACCATTGATTATAACACACACGTATAATAATGGTGAACTAAAGTGTTTTTAGGTCTTTAGGATATGACGTATTTTTCTACCCTATTTAAGTGTAttgatgtgtgtgtatatatatatatgcacaatcTTAAATCATTTTGTTCACTTCTGTCCTCATTATCTTCTCTTAGAATTTATTTCTAAAAATGTATAAAATTAGTGGTTTTCACGtatatattttccttttctttatttgGAGGGAAATTAATGCGTGGAAGGGTAGATCATTTGCTGGAATACAAGAAGAATTGGATATTTGGATGATTGattgaaatttgttttttgCTTGCAAGGTTTGGAATGAAAGGATTTGCCATATGAGAGCGTTGACTCCACGCGTGTGAAAAAGCGTAGGGTTAGGACTGGAATTGTATATGTATAACAACCGTACATGAACTCATCAAGTGTAGACTTGTCAATAGGAGCGTGTACGCGCACTGTGGTATTCGTAATAAGAGCGTATGCGTAACGCGTCAAAATAGAGAGAATTCTAAATTCTCCGCTCGCAGGCGGGCCCACAACCTCTTCCTCCAGACACGGTTTTGAAGCATCACGTCACTCTCCAGatattttaacaaaaagaagcaaaaaccTGCCACGTGGCCAAgaaaaaaagcataaaaagaaTTACCGGCTATATTAGACTTCAGAGGTGGGGTTGACGTTTTTTTATATTTACGGCTgttgtctttttatttttgtcgGTCAGACTTTTTATAGTTTGGGAAAATTCTATAATAGATTCCCTATTTTGTCAGAAGAAAGGAAGTCGTGAAGTATTTTATATGGGCCGTGAACATACTCATTTTTGAGTAGTATGATGTGTTTTAAAATTCCATCATATCGATGGAAGAAAAGGAACAATATTGTGTTAATGACTTGGGCCTGCATCTATGCCACAACCTCAAGGTTGGAGATGTCAGGCGGACTAAAGTCGACGATTTAAACTCATTTTATTGTTGAACATAGACTCaagtataaatattaaatttaaaattttagttaaaagcaagttagattggCAACATCAAAACACATTCTCATTAGTTTAGAAGTGTTCGCCAAATCCATGAGAACACCTTTGAGAATTTTCCAAGCATAAACTATTCAAGAACACCTCACATTTTAACCCATGAAAATATTCAAAAAgctatgaaaactaaactccCAAGTACAAAGAGAAACCATCTAATAATTCCTCTAGATGAATTTTTGTTGTAATCCTCAACACGTGTTTTCACGTTATAAAGTCCTTTGATAATTACATGTACATGTGTCACATGTTCCCTTTGGTTCTTCTATGGACTCTTTTCTTCTGAAAAAGAAGacgaaaataaattaaaatcataGAGTTGACTTTTGAGATTTTTAAATCAAATGGAAGAATATAATCTATAAGTTTTTGTCGACATGAACATGCCAATTAGGCAATTACCTCACCTTCATTAATTACTTCCTATGAAATAAACtttttaagaaattttatttgattgagAAATGAATTCTAAATTTCATTTTTACATCTATATTTTTCATCACTCATTTTAAACTATATTTTACATCTACCATGCACACATAATAAATTACGAAGTAATTGCAAGGGCAACCAAAGGCAAGGGTGTAAACTTTATTAAAATACTTTTCCAACATGTTtataaacaattaaataaaataattagaaaTATAAATCTTGTATGGTACCACTCAAACACTATCTTCTTAACATTCAATAAGAAGATACCCCTCACTCGCGCACCTTTGTGTTTTATTCTAATATACTACATACGAATTGGTCTCctctttaattaattagataAGACTTTGGGACACCAAAAgataataatgttttttttttttggtagagaAAAAGATAATAATGTTTTACACAAAAAAAGGATCAAATCTATATGAATTCTATGATATATATTTTGGGTTTTGGAGTATCCTCTCATGTGTTATTGTCTGTGGGAGAAAATTATTCTCAAATCCATTACCCCCCAATGCACATTAATAATTCCAAATATTGCGCCACTTAATTTCTTGATGGTATTTAAAATTGGATTTtggagaaaaataataataaaaggaatTACTTTATTGATAACCGATAatgatatc
Protein-coding regions in this window:
- the LOC120016874 gene encoding nudix hydrolase 4-like, which produces MPTQIKDPVTLVSRAGRHLQRYDKGFRQVVGCIPYRYRETNEASPTNGALSGQLEVLVISAQNGQGMLFPKGGWETDEPIKKAAMRETREEAGVIGDIEPELGEWIYKSKRRSIIHKGYMFPLLVKDELEFWPEKNFRERRWVSVSKAREICPHLWMREALEELVRRQTQLKRRGCEE